From one Rhopalosiphum padi isolate XX-2018 chromosome 2, ASM2088224v1, whole genome shotgun sequence genomic stretch:
- the LOC132921869 gene encoding sialin-like codes for MDSKNRRPSESRSIIDSACSKRYIIAIMGFIGIANAYAMRSVLSVAITEMVEDIHKTAIDPNGCPGPIKSTNTTNPNAEFDWSETLQGHILGAFYYGYVFAQIPGGILAQKYGGKHVFGVGIFLTAVLTLLTPLAARIGPAYMIGVRVLEGIGEGPTIPAMNALLAQWVPINERSRIGSFVFAGNMIGTIVAQSSAGYLLKITDDNWPLVFYVCGVVALIWYVFWNFLVYSSPSEHPSITDYELTYLERHLKGVNKNKNKLKSTPWLSMLSSGPMWGLMIGQIAHDWALFMINADLPKYMKSVMKFSIAETGVWSSMPHVLMWVFAILTGWLSDYLISNGKLGILQQRRLFSTIACIGPMLGTLAASYAGCDKIKVVVLFTVGMATMGFFYSSMKVNVMDLSPNYAGPAMAMVNGVGAVAGIVSPPLIGYLIPNNTLLEWRNVFWISGGVVIVANSIYLVLASASIQWWNDPVPTSETDDGDTDL; via the exons ATGGATTCAAAAAATAGAAGGCCTTCAGAATCGAGATCGATTATAGACa gtgCTTGTTCAAAGCGATATATAATAGCCATCATGGGATTCATAGGCATTGCTAATGCATATGCTATGCGATCGGTATTGAGTGTAGCTATTACCGAAATGGTAGAAGACATCCATAAAACAGCTATAGACCCTAATGGGTGTCCAGGACCGATAAAAAGTACAAATACGACGAACCCA AACGCTGAATTTGATTGGTCTGAAACACTTCAAGGGCATATACTTGGTGCTTTCTACTATGGATATGTATTTGCACAGATACCAGGTGGTATATTGGCACAAAAATATGGTGGAAAACACGTGTTTGGCGTCGGTATTTTCCTGACCGCAGTACTTACACTATTGACACCACTTGCCGCCAGGATTGGTCCTGCGTACATGATTGGTGTTAGAGTACTTGAGGGTATTGGCGAA GGCCCTACTATTCCAGCAATGAATGCTTTGTTGGCTCAGTGGGTGCCTATCAACGAACGATCACGCATAGGATCATTTGTATTCGCAG GAAATATGATTGGAACGATTGTAGCTCAAAGTTCCGCTGGGTATTTACTTAAGATAACCGATGACAATTGGCCACTGGTGTTTTATGTTTGTGGCGTTGTAGCTCTGATTTGGTATGTTTTTTGGAATTTCTTGGTATACAGTTCACCGAGCGAACACCCCTCAATAACCGACTACGAACTTACATATTTAGAACGTCATCTAAAaggagtaaataaaaataag AATAAACTAAAATCTACACCATGGCTGTCAATGTTGTCGTCAGGTCCCATGTGGGGTTTAATGATAGGTCAAATCGCTCACGACTGGGCTCTATTCATGATAAATGCTGATTTGCCGAAGTACATGAAGAGTGTCATGAAATTTTCTATTGCAGAA acCGGTGTATGGAGTTCTATGCCGCATGTCTTAATGTGGGTGTTCGCCATATTAACAGGATGGTTAAGTGACTATTTGATATCTAACGGAAAATTGGGAATATTACAACAAAGAAGATTATTCTCGACCAtag CTTGTATTGGACCTATGTTGGGCACATTAGCAGCGTCATATGCCGGTTGCGATAAGATAAAAGTAGTCGTTCTATTTACCGTCGGTATGGCCACCATGGGCTTCTTTTATTCGAGCATGAAAGTTAACGTGATGGATTTGAGTCCAAATTATGCTGGTCCTGCAATGGCCATGGTAAACGGAGTTGGAGCTGTTGCTGGAATCGTTTCTCCCCCTCTCATCGGATATTTAATACcaaat AATACCCTATTGGAATGGCGTAATGTGTTCTGGATTAGTGGTGGTGTAGTAATCGTAGCAAACTCGATATATTTGGTATTGGCCTCGGCATCCATACAGTGGTGGAATGATCCGGTACCGACTTCTGAGACTGATGATGGTG ATACTGATTTATAA